From Hymenobacter sediminicola:
GTCGAAGACCGAGATTTTGCGTAGCCGCTCCAGGTTGCGCCACAGCAAGTAGCCAGAAATCAGTAGGGCGAGCAGCGCTACTACGGCAGCGGCTATCAGCGTATTGCTGTTGCGGGCCAGCGCGTCGGCCTTGCCCTGCAGCAGATACGTGTCGGCAAACCCCCAGAAGGTTTTGAAGTCAAGCAGCAGCACCGTTCCCAGCAGCCCCAGCAGCACCAGCACGTCAATAATCCGCTCTGTAATGACCGTACCCAGGGCTATTTGCAGCGGCACTTTGCTGGTCCGCTGCAATAGCGAGCAGCGCACTACTTCTCCTACCCGGCCGGGCAGTACCATGTTGGCCAAATTGCCTGCCATCATGGCGTGGTACACATCCCAAAATGCCGGCTTAGGCCCTTTCACAATAGGATCGAGCTGCATTTTCCAACGGTAAGCGCGGCTGAAATACCCAAGCACTGACAGCACCATCGTTAGCAGCAGCCACATGTAGTTTGCCGTGCGCACCGTTTCCGCAATGCGGCTCAGGTCCTGGCCGCGCACGGCGTACCACATCAGCAGGCCTGATACTGACAACAGCAGGGCGTATTTAAGAATATTGAGCAGTTGCTTCACAAAGGAAATATCAGTTTGGTGCACGGCTACTTTTTGCAGCAGGTAATATCAGCCGTCTTTCACCCGGAAGGAATAACTGCAAGCCCTTACCCGAGGCGGTTGTGCTGGTCAGGAAAGATAACGGTTGGTTTGTGCGCGCGGGCTTCGGCAAAGTCAATCAGCGCATAGGAGATGATGATAACAATGTCGCCGACGGCTACACGGCGCGCCGCCGGCCCATTGAGGCAAATCATGCCGGAGCCCCGCTCTCCGCGAATTGTGTACGTCTCGAACCGCTCCCCATTGTTGATGTTGACGATGGTAACCTTTTCATTCTCTACCATATTGGCAGCATCAAGCAGGTCTTCGTCAATCGTGATACTGCCCACATAGTGCAGCTCGGCCTGGGTGACTTTAACGCGGTGAATCTTCGACTTGAGGACCTCGATATGCATGAGAGAAGCAGGGTAAAAGCAAAGGCCGCAAAGATACGCAAGGTGGGATTATGAGGGCGCGAAACTGTATACCAACCACTGGCTGCTACGGCAACGCCACACGCATCCGCATCCGTTTGCTCGGCTGGTTTAGGGCTGCAGCACAATGTTATCGATGAGGCGCACGCCACCCAGATGCGCAGCCAAGCACACCACTACCGGTTGGCCGGGATGCCAGCCACTTACTGGCTGCAACGTCTGGGCATCGGCTATTTCAAAATATTCCAGTGTGAATGCAGGCTCTGACGCTATGTAAGCACTGGCAGCCTGTTGGGCAGCGGCGGCACTGGCTCCTTGCCTGAGTTGTTCCGCAGCCAGCTGCAGCGCCGCGTAGAGCCGTGGGGCTACCGTGCGCGCCTCTGCGGGCAGGCGCCGGTTGCGCGAGGACATTGCCAGACCGTCTGCCTCCCGTACCGTCGGAAACGACACCAACTCCAAATCAAAAGCTAGGTCGGCCACCATCTGCTGCACAATGGCTACTTGCTGCCAGTCTTTCTGACCGAAATACGCCTGGTGTGGGCGGCTCAGGTGAAACAGTTTCCCAACTACTGTTGCTACGCCGTTG
This genomic window contains:
- a CDS encoding lysylphosphatidylglycerol synthase transmembrane domain-containing protein, whose translation is MHQTDISFVKQLLNILKYALLLSVSGLLMWYAVRGQDLSRIAETVRTANYMWLLLTMVLSVLGYFSRAYRWKMQLDPIVKGPKPAFWDVYHAMMAGNLANMVLPGRVGEVVRCSLLQRTSKVPLQIALGTVITERIIDVLVLLGLLGTVLLLDFKTFWGFADTYLLQGKADALARNSNTLIAAAVVALLALLISGYLLWRNLERLRKISVFDRMLGFVKGLLAGVFSIVKLENKGSFLFHTFFTWLVYFLMDYLAFFAFPETYNLGARAALAVLTFGAFGMAAPVQGGIGVFHLLVQSTLLVYGISKEGGIAYALVVHGAQTLLVVLMGGISFIISMGKSGRLGRKASLLSAVPTEIPADVDQR
- the panD gene encoding aspartate 1-decarboxylase → MHIEVLKSKIHRVKVTQAELHYVGSITIDEDLLDAANMVENEKVTIVNINNGERFETYTIRGERGSGMICLNGPAARRVAVGDIVIIISYALIDFAEARAHKPTVIFPDQHNRLG
- the panC gene encoding pantoate--beta-alanine ligase, with amino-acid sequence MEILHTAAALQAYTENCRRAGLRLALVPTMGALHEGHLQLVRAAAQACDVVIVSIFVNPTQFNNPDDFRLYPRLPEADANMLAPAGCTVLFLPSVEEMYPKPSVMKFDFGALERVMEGTHRPGHFNGVATVVGKLFHLSRPHQAYFGQKDWQQVAIVQQMVADLAFDLELVSFPTVREADGLAMSSRNRRLPAEARTVAPRLYAALQLAAEQLRQGASAAAAQQAASAYIASEPAFTLEYFEIADAQTLQPVSGWHPGQPVVVCLAAHLGGVRLIDNIVLQP